The Odocoileus virginianus isolate 20LAN1187 ecotype Illinois chromosome 27, Ovbor_1.2, whole genome shotgun sequence genome has a window encoding:
- the RPP21 gene encoding ribonuclease P protein subunit p21 isoform X2: MLGAGPVDGSVWRARSAWMAGPVKDREAFQRLNFLYQDPENQALARFYCHTERTIAKRLVLRRDPSVKRTLCRGCSSLLIPGLTCTQRQRRCKGQRWTVQTCLTCQRSQRFLNNPRHVLWGDRPEAQLGNQADPKPPQPLPNTAHPIPAQLPEEKVQPQSSSHQ; the protein is encoded by the exons atgctgggggcggggccagtGGACGGTAGCGTGTGGAGAGCTCGCTCGGCGTGGATGGCGGGGCCGGTGAAGGACCGCGAGGCCTTCCAGAGGCTCAACTTCTTGTACCAG GACCCGGAGAACCAGGCGCTAGCGAGGTTTTACTGCCACACGGAGAGGACCATAGCGAAGCGGCTCGTATTACGGCG GGACCCCTCGGTGAAGCGGACTCTCTGCCGTGGCTGCTCTTCCCTCCTCATCCCGGGTCTGACCTGCACCCAGCGCCAGAGAC GCTGCAAGGGTCAGCGCTGGACTGTACAGACCTGCCTGACATGCCAGCGCAGCCAACGGTTCCTCAACAACCCAAGGCATGTGCTCTGGGGAGACCGACCTGAGGCCCAGCTGGGGAACCAGGCAG ATCCCAAACCACCACAGCCCTTGCCAAACACAGCCCACCCCATTCCAGCCCAGCTTCCTGAGGAGAAAGTGCAGCCTCAGAGCTCCAGTCACCAGTGA
- the RPP21 gene encoding ribonuclease P protein subunit p21 isoform X1 gives MLGAGPVDGSVWRARSAWMAGPVKDREAFQRLNFLYQAAHCVLAQDPENQALARFYCHTERTIAKRLVLRRDPSVKRTLCRGCSSLLIPGLTCTQRQRRCKGQRWTVQTCLTCQRSQRFLNNPRHVLWGDRPEAQLGNQADPKPPQPLPNTAHPIPAQLPEEKVQPQSSSHQ, from the exons atgctgggggcggggccagtGGACGGTAGCGTGTGGAGAGCTCGCTCGGCGTGGATGGCGGGGCCGGTGAAGGACCGCGAGGCCTTCCAGAGGCTCAACTTCTTGTACCAG GCCGCCCACTGCGTCCTCGCGCAGGACCCGGAGAACCAGGCGCTAGCGAGGTTTTACTGCCACACGGAGAGGACCATAGCGAAGCGGCTCGTATTACGGCG GGACCCCTCGGTGAAGCGGACTCTCTGCCGTGGCTGCTCTTCCCTCCTCATCCCGGGTCTGACCTGCACCCAGCGCCAGAGAC GCTGCAAGGGTCAGCGCTGGACTGTACAGACCTGCCTGACATGCCAGCGCAGCCAACGGTTCCTCAACAACCCAAGGCATGTGCTCTGGGGAGACCGACCTGAGGCCCAGCTGGGGAACCAGGCAG ATCCCAAACCACCACAGCCCTTGCCAAACACAGCCCACCCCATTCCAGCCCAGCTTCCTGAGGAGAAAGTGCAGCCTCAGAGCTCCAGTCACCAGTGA